From a single Apium graveolens cultivar Ventura chromosome 2, ASM990537v1, whole genome shotgun sequence genomic region:
- the LOC141707703 gene encoding ent-kaurene synthase-like 1: MSVFHPNSYIFSHKPLVSSYPSFSAASLESGVKKLCAASLESGVIKLSAGVNSDFLVCNIEESKERIRRLFTKVEVSVSAYDTAWVAMVPSPYSQAPCFSGCVNWILENQRKDGSWGLPRPGVQLLKDDLSSTLACILALKRWDLGQEQINKGLQFLKSNFASATDKNQCSPIGFDIIFPGMFEYANDLGLKLPVEQAVLDTMLNKRAQEIRRYSTINSPESEAYLAYLSEGMGNVHNWDMVMKYQRKDGSLLNSPSTTAACLIHIQNTGCYNYLFHLLEKFGNAVPTVPDSDIYVHLCMVNILERLGIDRHFKEEITSVLDEAYSWWLEDDEEIFMDVETCALAFRMLRMNGYDVLSDKLSRIAKRECYSDSHGGHLKDTSEVLELYRASQTIITSDDPSLDKQNAWSYNFLEQKLCDESVHLDRYGRSIYQQVHDALKFPFHSNIERMLNRRNIEQYTADSTRILKTCYRSPNIGNADFARLAVEDFNVCQSIHREELKHLESWVVENSLDKLKFARQKTAYCYFSAAASLFSPELSDARISWAKNGILATVVDDFFDIQGTMEELLNLIQLLQKWDVNEETECCSEHVRIIFSALHHTICEIGETAFKWQARHVTTHIIEIWLEFLNSALKEAEWVRDSYVPKLDEYMANGFISFAAGPIVLPTIYLVGPRLSEELVQTGELRRLFELMSTCGRLFNDIQSFKREAKEGKLNAVSLHMIHTNVATEEDAIREIKCTIKLKRRELLKLVLQEKDSLVPRSCKDLFWKMCRVIHQFYMKDDGFTSEDMFGAVKDIIYKPITRLQL; the protein is encoded by the exons ATGTCTGTCTTTCACCCCAACTCTTACATATTTAGCCATAAACCCCTTGTTTCTTCCTACCCATCCTTTTCTGCAG CCTCACTGGAGTCTGGAGTTAAAAAACTCTGTGCAGCCTCACTGGAATCTGGAGTTATTAAACTTTCTGCAGGAGTTAACTCTGATTTCTTA GTCTGTAATATTGAGGAAAGCAAAGAGCGAATTAGGAGGCTTTTTACCAAGGTTGAAGTATCAGTTTCAGCTTATGACACGGCTTGGGTAGCGATGGTTCCTTCTCCATATTCCCAGGCCCCTTGTTTCTCTGGTTGTGTGAATTGGATATTGGAAAATCAACGAAAGGATGGCTCCTGGGGTCTTCCTCGACCCGGTGTGCAATTGCTCAAAGATGATCTGTCTTCTACATTGGCGTGCATTCTTGCACTAAAGCGATGGGACTTGGGCCAAGAACAAATTAACAAAG GTTTGCAGTTTCTCAAATCAAATTTTGCTTCTGCTACTGACAAGAATCAATGTTCACCAATCGGTTTTGACATCATTTTTCCTGGAATGTTCGAGTATGCTAATGATTTAGGATTGAAGCTTCCTGTAGAGCAAGCAGTATTAGACACCATGTTGAATAAGAGGGCCCAAGAAATCAGAAG ATACTCTACAATAAATTCACCAGAGAGTGAAGCCTATTTAGCATATCTCTCAGAAGGAATGGGAAATGTACATAACTGGGATATGGTAATGAAATATCAGAGGAAGGACGGATCACTGCTCAACTCACCATCGACAACAGCTGCTTGTTTGATTCACATTCAAAATACCGGTTGTTATAATTACCTCTTCCACCTTTTGGAGAAGTTTGGGAATGCAG TTCCAACAGTTCCTGATTCAGACATATACGTTCATCTCTGTATGGTAAACATTCTTGAAAGGCTGGGAATTGATCGACATTTTAAGGAGGAAATTACAAGTGTTTTGGATGAAGCATACAG TTGGTGGTTGGAGGATGATGAAGAAATATTCATGGATGTGGAAACTTGTGCCTTGGCATTTCGAATGTTACGAATGAATGGATATGATGTGTTGTCAG ATAAATTGAGTCGGATTGCCAAGAGAGAGTGTTACTCCGATTCCCATGGCGGGCACTTGAAGGACACAAGTGAAGTGCTTGAATTGTATAGGGCATCACAGACAATTATAACTTCAGACGACCCATCTCTTGACAAACAAAATGCATGGTCTTACAACTTCCTAGAACAGAAATTGTGTGATGAATCAGTTCATTTAGATAGATATGGTCGATCAATATATCAACAG GTGCATGATGCATTAAAGTTCCCTTTTCATTCAAATATTGAACGAATGCTCAATAGGAGGAATATTGAGCAGTATACTGCAGATAGTACAAGAATTCTTAAAACTTGTTACCG TTCGCCAAATATTGGCAATGCCGATTTTGCAAGACTTGCGGTGGAAGACTTCAATGTTTGTCAATCTATACACCGGGAAGAACTCAAACATCTGGAGAG CTGGGTAGTAGAAAATAGCTTGGACAAGCTAAAGTTTGCCCGCCAAAAGACAGCTTATTGTTACTTTTCTGCTGCTGCTAGCCTGTTTTCTCCTGAATTAAGTGATGCACGCATTTCATGGGCGAAAAATGGCATCCTAGCTACCGTGGTTGATGATTTTTTTGACATACAAGGCACCATGGAGGAACTCTTGAACCTAATTCAGCTGCTCCAAAA ATGGGATGTAAATGAAGAAACTGAATGCTGTTCCGAGCATGTTCGCATCATATTTTCAGCTCTTCACCACACTATCTGCGAGATTGGGGAAACTGCATTTAAATGGCAAGCACGGCATGTGACAACTCACATTATCGAAATT TGGCTAGAATTCCTTAATTCTGCGTTAAAGGAAGCCGAATGGGTTAGGGATAGTTATGTGCCAAAGTTGGATGAATATATGGCAAATGGTTTTATATCATTTGCCGCGGGACCGATTGTTCTCCCAACTATCTACCTTGTTGGTCCTCGACTATCAGAGGAACTCGTTCAAACTGGTGAACTCCGCCGCCTTTTTGAACTAATGAGCACTTGTGGACGTCTCTTTAATGACATTCAAAGCTTTAAG AGAGAAGCCAAGGAAGGTAAACTCAATGCAGTTTCTTTGCACATGATTCACACTAATGTTGCTACCGAAGAAGATGCTATTAGAGAGATTAAGTGCACAATCAAGCTTAAGAGGAGAGAATTACTGAAACTAGTTCTGCAAGAAAAGGACAGTCTGGTCCCAAGAAGTTGCAAAGACTTGTTTTGGAAAATGTGCAGAGTGATTCACCAATTTTACATGAAAGATGATGGCTTTACCTCAGAAGACATGTTTGGGGCTGTCAAGGATATCATTTACAAACCTATTACCCGATTACAGTTGTAA